In Oryza sativa Japonica Group chromosome 3, ASM3414082v1, one DNA window encodes the following:
- the LOC4332950 gene encoding glucan endo-1,3-beta-glucosidase 4, which produces MMLDRRWRGTILLLICLVCNASGTYVGANTIPSPENSPSEFAKIVQSKQTKHARVFIGGGDHRSLRSLANTGEEVILTVPNDQLEHMAEFPEEAELWVAANVARFLPATRITHVVAGDDVVARSPGNAYFLLPAMANLHAALAASRLDGRVKVSSAVSGAALQAPPAWAAAAVAGGLLRFLNATGAPLFLKTRPSESTDTMVDAAYGAMRALGFPGGAIPVIAAPVETEEFGGGATTVVYHSYLLQASGGVGGGERRSLATSAGMFCVALQNADAAALQAGLNWACGPGQADCAAIQPGGACYKQNNLPALASYAYNDYYQKMASTGATCSFNGTATTTTADPSSGSCVFTGSSMAGGSNTSVPGASPPTTLSPPAGLTPPVGTSPPTDFSPPAAGTTPPAGGFTPPAGGFGTPPLGGFGTPPSGFGPPGSFNGSGSSFGPSSAFSPYGGAGHRDGGASGARLAAAALAVLLLSVDLM; this is translated from the exons ATGATGTTGGACAGAAGATGGCGGGGAACCATACTTTTGCTCATCTGTCTTGTCTGCAATGCATCAG GGACTTATGTTGGCGCCAACAcgatcccttcgccggagaacTCGCCGTCGGAGTTCGCCAAGATTGTTCAGTCTAAGCAGACGAAGCATGCGCGCGTGTTCATCGGCGGCGGGGACCATCGGTCGCTGCGATCGCTGGCGAACACCGGCGAGGAGGTGATCCTCACCGTGCCCAACGACCAGCTCGAGCACATGGCCGAGTTCCCGGAGGAGGCCGAGCTCTGGGTCGCCGCCAACGTCGCGCGGTTCCTCCCGGCGACGAGGATCACGCAcgtggtggccggcgacgacgttGTGGCCAGGTCACCGGGGAACGCGTACTTCCTCCTCCCGGCGATGGCCAACCTccacgccgcgctcgccgcgtcGCGCCTCGACGGCCGCGTGAAGGTGTCGAGCGCGGTGTCCGGCGCCGCGCTGCAGGCTCCCCCGgcgtgggccgccgccgccgtggcgggcggcctcctccggtTCCTGAACGCCACCGGCGCGCCGCTGTTCCTCAAGACCCGGCCGTCGGAGTCCACGGACACCATGGTCGACGCGGCCTACGGCGCGATGCGCGCGCTGGGGTTCCCCGGGGGCGCCATCCCGGTGATCGCGGCGCCGGTGGAGACAGAAGAATTCGGCGGTGGCGCGACGACGGTGGTGTACCACAGCTACCTGCTGCAGGCctccggcggcgtcggcggcggcgagaggcggtcGCTGGCGACGTCGGCGGGGATGTTCTGCGTGGCGCTGCAGaacgcggacgcggcggcgctgcaggCGGGGCTGAACTGGGCGTGCGGGCCCGGGCAGGCGGACTGCGCGGCGATCCAGCCCGGCGGCGCGTGCTACAAGCAGAACAACCTGCCGGCGCTGGCGTCCTACGCCTACAACGACTACTACCAGAAGATGGCGTCCACCGGCGCCACCTGCTCCTTCAAtggcaccgccaccaccaccaccgccgatcCCA GCTCAGGATCATGCGTCTTCACAGGAAG CTCGATGGCAGGAGGCTCGAACACGAGCGTGCCGGGAGCCAGCCCTCCGACGACGCTCTCCCCACCGGCGGGCCTCACGCCGCCGGTCGGCACCAGCCCACCGACCGACTTCagcccgccggcggccggcacgACCCCTCCGGCCGGCGGCTTCACCCCGCCGGCGGGCGGCTTCGGCACCCCGCCGCTGGGCGGGTTCGGCACGCCGCCGTCGGGGTTCGGCCCGCCGGGGAGCTTCAACGGGAGCGGCTCGTCGTTCGGGCCCAGCAGCGCCTTCAGCCcgtacggcggcgccggccaccgcgacggcggcgcctccggcgctcgcctcgccgccgctgccctcgccGTGCTGCTCCTGTCCGTCGATCTCATGTGA